In Spirochaetae bacterium HGW-Spirochaetae-1, the following are encoded in one genomic region:
- a CDS encoding adenylyltransferase, which translates to MLTDNELNRYKRQMGINTWGRDGQEKLKSSKVFVAGTGGLGGPVLYYLASAGIGRLCFCDYDIIDISNLNRQILHKTDRLGLYKTESAFQTLHDINPEIELIPLQKKITTGNVHSLVGEADIIVDCLDNFNTRQILNRFAVENNIPLVHGGIAEFQGQLTFISPPETACLACFLPEKDDKKKPNVIGATAGIVGSMQALEVIKYITGHGTLLKNKLLFWDGLDSSIETMQLTKNPRCKVCG; encoded by the coding sequence ATGCTAACTGATAATGAATTGAACCGCTACAAGCGACAAATGGGTATCAATACCTGGGGACGTGACGGCCAGGAGAAACTAAAGAGTTCCAAGGTATTCGTAGCAGGAACAGGGGGGCTTGGCGGACCGGTTCTATATTATCTAGCTTCGGCAGGCATCGGCAGGCTTTGTTTTTGTGATTATGATATCATTGACATTTCAAACCTGAACAGGCAAATACTGCACAAAACAGACCGCCTGGGTCTTTATAAAACCGAATCGGCTTTTCAAACTCTGCATGATATTAATCCTGAGATAGAATTGATTCCTCTGCAAAAAAAAATAACGACTGGAAATGTCCACTCCCTGGTTGGCGAAGCGGATATAATCGTTGATTGCCTCGATAACTTTAATACGCGACAAATCCTGAACAGGTTTGCCGTTGAGAATAATATTCCCCTTGTCCATGGCGGCATTGCTGAATTTCAGGGGCAGCTGACTTTCATATCCCCTCCTGAAACAGCCTGCCTTGCCTGTTTCCTCCCGGAAAAGGATGACAAAAAAAAACCCAATGTCATTGGCGCAACAGCCGGAATAGTAGGATCTATGCAGGCACTGGAGGTTATAAAATACATTACGGGCCATGGCACATTGCTTAAAAATAAACTCTTGTTCTGGGATGGGCTTGATTCATCTATTGAAACCATGCAGCTCACAAAAAATCCACGATGTAAAGTCTGTGGGTAA
- a CDS encoding DNA helicase RecG — protein MKRSDVLNIGIASLPGIGPKKSQILRTDAGIETVEDLIYYIPRRYVDRSSFKAIKDCFVNEIVTVSGEIIDIKVAGHRKKFLEVSIDDGTDLLKGIFFGGMQYFQKIFSTGDHVLFSGKINFFKYKQIVHPDFDILDYSSGSKGINTGRIVPLYPSTEALKSVGLDSRGFRRIIKNALDIHAHLIRENLSSEIIQRNNLLDLGEALQTIHFPDSFQQAEAARKRLAFNELFFLLFYLSLSKEYIKAHYEGTHYITKRGLSDDFITSLPFPLTGDQLKCIEEIRNDMLSPYPMNRLLQGDVGSGKTVVALAVSLLSVEAQCQVAFMAPTEVLALQHFQTIVKLVPEHVRCALLSGSLGLSEKRTLYEKLENGSIDIVIGTHALIQESVAFKNLRLIIIDEQHRFGVHQRALLRRKGNDAHLLIMTATPIPRSLSMTLFGDLDFSSIRTKPANRIPIKTLAFPESRLPSVYNSLKKYMDQSRQIYYVLPLIEESEKIDLKSAQEVFNLLSQKIFPDKTISLLHGKMKSAEKERIMNSFREGKIDLLVSTTVIEVGIDVPNASVMVIEHAERFGLSQLHQLRGRVGRGDHQSFCVLVYPDDVPAESKKRIDIMTETDDGFIIAEEDLKLRGAGHITGIKQHGHDADFEFTDLINDMEIITHARVEVQREMQNIQDVDKTLNAIKQNSYERILDGIRKKRILEILS, from the coding sequence CTGAAGAGGAGTGATGTGCTGAATATCGGAATTGCTTCCCTGCCCGGGATTGGCCCCAAAAAATCACAGATACTTAGAACCGATGCGGGAATTGAGACCGTTGAAGATCTAATTTACTATATTCCCCGCAGGTATGTGGATCGTTCATCCTTTAAGGCAATTAAAGACTGTTTCGTGAATGAAATTGTAACAGTTTCAGGGGAAATCATCGACATCAAGGTTGCAGGACATAGGAAAAAATTTCTTGAAGTCTCAATCGATGATGGAACGGATTTATTGAAAGGTATTTTTTTCGGCGGCATGCAGTACTTCCAAAAGATTTTTTCAACGGGAGATCATGTTCTGTTTTCCGGAAAAATCAATTTTTTTAAATACAAACAGATCGTTCATCCCGATTTCGATATCCTTGATTATTCATCCGGTTCCAAAGGGATTAATACGGGAAGAATTGTACCCCTCTATCCTTCCACCGAAGCATTGAAGAGTGTCGGACTGGACTCACGTGGATTCAGGAGAATAATAAAAAACGCCCTTGATATTCACGCCCACTTAATCCGGGAAAACCTCTCGTCGGAAATTATTCAGAGGAATAATCTTCTCGATCTCGGAGAAGCGTTGCAGACCATTCATTTTCCCGATTCATTTCAGCAAGCCGAGGCTGCCAGGAAAAGACTGGCATTTAATGAATTATTTTTCCTGTTATTCTATCTTTCACTATCCAAAGAATACATTAAAGCCCACTATGAAGGAACCCATTATATTACCAAAAGAGGGCTCAGCGATGATTTTATAACAAGCCTGCCCTTCCCGCTTACCGGTGATCAACTGAAGTGCATTGAGGAGATCCGGAATGATATGCTATCCCCTTATCCGATGAACAGGCTGCTTCAGGGGGATGTGGGATCAGGAAAAACGGTTGTAGCCCTGGCCGTGTCACTTCTTTCCGTTGAGGCCCAATGCCAGGTCGCCTTTATGGCCCCGACAGAGGTCCTGGCGCTTCAGCATTTCCAGACAATCGTGAAACTGGTCCCCGAACATGTACGGTGCGCCCTTCTGTCGGGCAGTCTGGGTCTGTCGGAAAAACGGACCCTCTATGAAAAGCTTGAGAACGGCAGCATTGATATTGTCATAGGCACCCATGCGCTGATACAGGAATCCGTTGCTTTTAAAAATCTAAGACTGATAATCATCGATGAGCAGCACCGTTTCGGTGTCCACCAGAGAGCCCTGCTCAGGCGAAAGGGGAATGATGCTCATCTGCTTATTATGACGGCCACACCGATCCCCCGGTCATTATCAATGACGCTCTTCGGAGACCTGGATTTCTCATCGATACGAACAAAACCGGCAAACCGTATTCCAATTAAAACCCTGGCATTTCCCGAGTCGCGTCTGCCATCAGTGTATAATTCTCTCAAAAAGTATATGGATCAGTCCAGGCAGATTTACTATGTTCTGCCCCTTATTGAAGAATCCGAAAAAATTGATCTGAAATCAGCACAGGAAGTTTTCAATCTTCTATCGCAAAAAATATTCCCGGATAAAACGATCTCCCTTCTTCACGGAAAAATGAAGTCTGCCGAGAAGGAACGGATTATGAACTCCTTCAGGGAGGGAAAGATCGATTTACTCGTTTCCACTACGGTAATTGAAGTCGGCATCGATGTTCCCAATGCCAGTGTTATGGTGATAGAACACGCTGAAAGATTCGGCCTCTCCCAACTGCACCAGTTGCGCGGAAGAGTCGGCAGAGGCGATCACCAATCCTTCTGTGTTCTCGTGTATCCCGATGATGTACCCGCTGAAAGTAAAAAACGGATTGATATTATGACTGAAACCGATGATGGATTCATCATTGCGGAAGAGGATCTTAAGCTTCGGGGAGCTGGACATATAACCGGCATTAAGCAGCATGGACATGATGCCGATTTTGAGTTCACGGATTTGATCAATGATATGGAAATAATTACTCATGCCAGGGTGGAAGTGCAGAGAGAAATGCAGAATATTCAGGACGTTGATAAAACACTGAACGCTATCAAACAAAACAGTTACGAACGGATACTGGACGGCATAAGGAAAAAGAGGATTCTTGAAATACTTTCTTAA
- a CDS encoding cell division protein FtsH, producing MNKTVKQIALFLLIGMLILAIFQVNQSGKTNKFINYSDFIKKVENKEVGKITIENNRKIIGYYRETAIKTEKPESRGFGSRTEKHDFETSIPYEDSNLIKTLLSNNVVVEGKDDDDNFWLKGILNFLPWLLFFGFIWFLMIRQIQSTGNKALSFGKSKAKLNPEMKTKVTFDDVAGVDEAKVELQEIIEFLKEPKKFINIGAKIPTGVLLMGPPGTGKTLLAKAIAGEAGVPFFSISGSDFVEMFVGVGASRVRDLFDQGKQSAPCIIFIDEIDAVGRLRGAGLGGGHDEREQTLNQLLVEMDGFETNEGVIIVAATNRPDVLDPALMRPGRFDRQVVVDNPDVKGREKILAVHTKKIPLSKEVDLKIIARGTPGFTGADLANLVNEAALLAARKNKKRVNKEEMEEAKDKVLMGPERRSMLINEREKKVIAYHEAGHTILGMLTGTDPVHKVTIIPRGRALGLTMSLPEEDRHIHTQSYWLNQIKHLFGGHIAEELIFGEVSTGSSNDIERASDIARRMVCEWGMSKKMGPLTFGKKNEQIFLGREISQHRDYSEGTAAAIDEEVKTIIEKNRAEAKEMIEQNMTAFKEMAEYLIERETLDSEEIKLVMKGEKLPPVSNGKKIDLVTPSDQKEE from the coding sequence ATGAACAAGACTGTAAAACAGATTGCACTTTTCCTGTTGATTGGAATGCTTATACTGGCCATATTCCAGGTCAACCAGTCGGGAAAAACAAATAAATTTATCAATTACAGCGACTTCATAAAAAAAGTCGAGAATAAGGAAGTTGGTAAAATCACTATTGAAAATAATCGGAAAATTATAGGATATTATCGAGAAACCGCCATAAAAACTGAAAAGCCCGAATCGCGTGGATTCGGCTCACGCACTGAAAAACATGACTTTGAAACATCAATCCCCTATGAAGATTCCAATCTCATTAAAACCCTGCTGAGCAACAATGTCGTTGTGGAAGGCAAGGATGACGACGATAATTTCTGGCTGAAAGGAATTCTGAATTTTCTTCCCTGGCTTTTGTTTTTCGGATTCATCTGGTTTCTCATGATCAGGCAAATACAGTCCACGGGAAATAAGGCTCTCTCTTTCGGTAAAAGCAAGGCCAAGTTGAATCCTGAAATGAAGACAAAAGTAACATTCGATGATGTTGCCGGCGTTGATGAGGCCAAAGTTGAGCTTCAGGAAATAATCGAATTTCTGAAAGAGCCCAAAAAATTCATTAATATCGGCGCTAAAATACCTACGGGCGTTCTGCTCATGGGCCCTCCGGGGACAGGAAAAACTCTTCTTGCTAAAGCAATAGCCGGTGAGGCCGGTGTTCCCTTCTTCTCAATCAGCGGCTCGGATTTTGTTGAGATGTTTGTCGGTGTGGGAGCTTCACGGGTGCGCGATCTCTTTGACCAGGGGAAGCAGAGTGCTCCCTGCATCATATTCATCGACGAAATTGACGCCGTGGGAAGGCTGCGCGGAGCAGGGCTTGGCGGCGGTCACGATGAGCGTGAACAGACCCTCAATCAGCTCCTGGTTGAAATGGACGGCTTTGAAACAAATGAAGGTGTAATAATCGTTGCAGCAACTAACAGACCCGATGTACTCGATCCGGCCCTGATGCGTCCCGGCCGCTTTGACCGTCAGGTTGTTGTTGACAATCCCGACGTAAAAGGCAGGGAAAAAATCCTTGCTGTTCACACAAAGAAAATACCCCTTTCAAAAGAGGTCGACCTCAAGATAATCGCACGAGGCACGCCGGGGTTTACCGGTGCAGATCTGGCCAACCTGGTAAATGAAGCCGCTCTCCTGGCAGCACGTAAAAATAAAAAGCGTGTGAACAAGGAAGAGATGGAAGAGGCAAAGGATAAAGTCCTTATGGGGCCCGAAAGGAGATCCATGCTCATTAATGAAAGGGAAAAGAAGGTAATCGCCTATCATGAAGCGGGGCACACCATCCTTGGAATGCTGACTGGTACGGATCCTGTTCACAAGGTGACGATCATTCCCCGTGGAAGAGCCCTGGGACTCACCATGTCTCTTCCCGAAGAAGACAGGCATATACATACGCAATCATACTGGCTTAACCAGATAAAACACCTCTTCGGCGGTCATATAGCGGAAGAACTGATATTTGGAGAAGTCAGCACGGGCTCATCCAATGACATTGAACGAGCCTCGGATATTGCGAGAAGAATGGTCTGTGAATGGGGCATGAGCAAAAAGATGGGTCCCCTTACATTCGGAAAAAAGAACGAGCAGATATTTCTCGGACGGGAGATTTCCCAGCACCGTGATTATAGTGAAGGCACTGCCGCGGCAATTGACGAAGAGGTAAAAACCATAATAGAAAAAAACCGCGCCGAGGCCAAAGAAATGATTGAGCAGAACATGACGGCGTTTAAAGAAATGGCCGAGTATCTCATCGAACGGGAAACTCTCGATTCGGAAGAAATAAAGTTGGTAATGAAAGGAGAAAAACTTCCGCCCGTTTCCAACGGGAAAAAGATTGATCTCGTAACGCCGTCGGATCAAAAAGAAGAGTGA